ATCCCCTGCCTGACTCTCCGCGAGAATACCGAGCGACCGGTCACTGTCTTCGAAGGAACCAGCACGCTCGTGGGCCACGACGTCGTCTTGCTCGAGCGATTGGTCGACGACATCCTTGCCGGCCGATACAAGCACGGCAAATCCCCCGCGCTTTGGGACGGCAAAGCGGGCGATCGGATCGGCCGTGAAGTCATTGAGTTTTTGGATGAGCGAGGGAAAGGCCGGTGATTTCTTGCAAGCCAACGCGAGAGGTCAGGCCGGCGCGGCATCCGTGCCAATCCAGAACATCGCGCGACTACCGCTCCTTCGCTAACTTCTGACCCGTTTCGCATCATGAACGTTCCTTTCTTCCGGCCCTCGATCACCGAAGCTGAGATTGCCGAAGTCGTCGGCTGTCTGCGATCCGGATGGCTGACGACTGGGCCAACCACGAAGCGGTTTGAGGCGGCGTTTGCCGAGCATGTCGGAGCGAAACATGCCCTGGCGGTCAATTCCTGCACCGCAGCGCTGCATTTGGCGGTCGAAGCGCACGATTTGAGGGCGGGACAGGCCGTGCTTGTGCCGACGATGACCTTCGCCGCGACCGCCGAGATCGTTCGTTATCAAGGGGCGGTGCCGATTCTGGTCGATTGCGATTCGGTCACCATGAACCTCGATTTGGCCGACGCGGCGCGCAAGATTGGGTCTCTGCGAATGGGCGAGTTGACCGATGCCGCTCCTCCGGACCTCAAGCCGGTGGGGATCATTCCCGTGCATGTCGGCGGCGTTATGCTTGATATCGCTAAAGTCCGCGAATTCGCCGAATCCCACGGGCTGTGGGTCATCGAAGACGCGGCTCACGCGTTCCCGGCCTCTTGGCGCACCGCTTCCGATCGACCCTGGCAACGGTGTGGCGAAGGGACGTCTGCCGTAAGTTGTTTCTCGTTTTATGCCAATAAGACGATCACGACCGGCGAAGGAGGGATGGCTGTCACGGACGATGCCGCGCTGGCCGATCGAATGCGGCTCATGTCGCTCCACGGACTGTCGCACGACGCCTGGAAACGCTACTCGGGCGGAACAAGCTGGGACTACCGCATCCTCGCGCCCGGCTACAAATACAA
This DNA window, taken from Pirellulales bacterium, encodes the following:
- a CDS encoding DegT/DnrJ/EryC1/StrS family aminotransferase; this encodes MNVPFFRPSITEAEIAEVVGCLRSGWLTTGPTTKRFEAAFAEHVGAKHALAVNSCTAALHLAVEAHDLRAGQAVLVPTMTFAATAEIVRYQGAVPILVDCDSVTMNLDLADAARKIGSLRMGELTDAAPPDLKPVGIIPVHVGGVMLDIAKVREFAESHGLWVIEDAAHAFPASWRTASDRPWQRCGEGTSAVSCFSFYANKTITTGEGGMAVTDDAALADRMRLMSLHGLSHDAWKRYSGGTSWDYRILAPGYKYNMTDIAAALGVRQLERAEAMRIERESLAMGYRAALADVEELGLPSAPADRVHSWHLFPIRLRLERLSIDRDQFISALRERGVGCSVHWRPLHLHPYYAEQFGWRPEQFPVATPLWQRLITLPLFPGMRDDEFDHVVAIVRDLCRANRKP